TCCCGATAAAACACTGATtgatatgaaatatttaaaagatgTTAAACATTTGTTTGATTTGATTGAAGATTTTTCTACCATCAAAACAGCAGCTATCAAGGATACGAATAACGCTTGTCAGAAATATATTGACTACCTTAAGCTTAAGGTTCCTTTGTACTATGAATGGAATGACGTATGTACCATGGAAGAAGAGAACATTTGTACAAGGTATATTGATGATTATCCAAAGTATAATCCCAAAAACGTGTTGGAGAATTTATCTGTAGTTAGTCTTGCATTAGCATCCATATTCAATGATTGCTatcaaaatattataaatttgtttacGGAGGCAGAGAAGATCGAGCCACGCACTGTTCTCAAGCATAGAGGTATTACAGGACCATCCGAAAGTAACGTCGTAAAAATAGGAGGAAGAGCTTTAGCGGAAGCTATAAGCGATACCCCCCAGTCTGGGAACATGTTAATTGGCATTAATGCGTTGGCAACTTCGCTCTTTTCTGTGGTGAAGAGATTCAACTCTTACGTGTTTAACCTGGTCGCACCGGTGGGCCTTTCCCTGTTGAGCCTACTGTTATTTCTGTACGTCCTCTATAAGGTGAGCAAACGGATGAGTGAACGAGTGAAGGGGTGAACGAGTGAATGAATGCAtaaatgtatgcatgtggCGTATGGGTTTTTTTACTATGCAGAgatgtccccttttttgtgaaaaatgtgcatcTACAAAGTGGAATAAGCGGGCATCATGATTTATTATACCTCATCCcactgttttctttttctttagtTTACCCCAATTGGGAAATCCATTAATCTCACTCACAAACGAgtgaagaacaaatttgttgGCAACAGGAGTGATGATTTTGATGATGACGaggacgatgatgatgatgacgacaGCGACAACAATAGCGACTTGAAGTCAAGTTCCAGCATGGAGTCGTTAAATAGTCATTCATAGGTGAACATGAAAATGCAAAGGTGGAATGACGCTTTGTTACATCGAGAATAAATTGAGAGTAAAACGAGTGTTAGCTGGCGCTATGAGAGCAAATCAGCAGCAATGCTTCACgcaaagaattaaaaaaatatatatgaacaataaCAAAATGCGAGGAGTGGAGAGAAGAGAGGGGGGAGGGTAAGTGTGTgtatattatacatacaacacacatgcacactcATCTCAGATTAAGATTACTATAATAACGTTAAAAACAGTGATGACAAATGGCTCATTGATAGTGATATGATATATAACCTATGCTTCGAGAAAGAAGAAGCGCATTTTGTAAATGGAGAGTTCGTCGGAGAATTCTCTGTATGGCTGAAAGGTAACAATATGGGATACCTAGAGTGGGCTCAGGGAGAGGTGTCACGTGACATCAAATTAAGATGGTTTGCGCACGTGGCTCACAAAGAGGATAGTGTGTCGTGAGTGTAAGGGAAAGGAATATCCTTTGcagctgaaaaaaatgacccccCCCAAGTGAGTCATAAT
The window above is part of the Plasmodium cynomolgi strain B DNA, chromosome 11, whole genome shotgun sequence genome. Proteins encoded here:
- a CDS encoding VIR-like CYIR protein (putative) → MEKDPKYKDLPSYIYYDKLNEDIIEEDDENEETVENEESEESEENVYWEAIEGSYEQTPWVRDVFFKLERNLTELNESRDEDSLSKKHCYDLNYWLYEQVYENLNNNENDENFFKIIDGLQDVWKNINNDKFPNADNLCHPDKTLIDMKYLKDVKHLFDLIEDFSTIKTAAIKDTNNACQKYIDYLKLKVPLYYEWNDVCTMEEENICTRYIDDYPKYNPKNVLENLSVVSLALASIFNDCYQNIINLFTEAEKIEPRTVLKHRGITGPSESNVVKIGGRALAEAISDTPQSGNMLIGINALATSLFSVVKRFNSYVFNLVAPVGLSLLSLLLFLYVLYKFTPIGKSINLTHKRVKNKFVGNRSDDFDDDEDDDDDDDSDNNSDLKSSSSMESLNSHS